The Pirellulales bacterium genome segment TTGGAGCTACTGGACAGTTCCTACCAGCAGCTCATTAAGGTCACAGTCGAAGATTTGCTGACCAAGATCAAAGAAGCATCGCCTGCCTTCTTTGAACGCACTGTGGTCAAGTTGCTTCGGGCGATGGGCTACGGCATTTCGGGCGACAGCGTGACGACCGGTAAACCAGGTGATGGCGGGATCGACGGGGTTATTCGCGAAGACAAGCTTGGGCTCGACGTGGTATGCATTCAGGCCAAACGCTGGGAAGGACCTGTGGGCCGGCCAGTTGTTCAAGGCTTCGTCGGCAGTATGGATTACTACAAAGCCACCAAGGGAGTGATCATCACCACTTCGTACTTCACGGCCGATGCCACCGAGTTTGTCAGTCATATCCAAGGTAAGCGGGTCGTTTTGATCGACGGCGAGCAAGTCGCTAAACTGATGATGGCTCACAACGTGGGCGTCACGACAACGAAGCTCTACGAGTTGAAGGAAGTTTCGCACGACTTTTTCGACGAAGATGACGGCTAATCGCGCCTAGTGTTGGAATACCGGTTATGGACGACCTTGACCCCAGCGACTTCGACGCAGGAATACGTGCGACAGTCCTACGGCTCTGGGAAGCCGGCTTCAGGACCTTTACCTGTTGCCAAGGTGGCCGTGGTCACGCGTTTCGCAATCCGACCATCGGCATCGACCTGGAGGGCGATTATTTCGCCTTGCGCACGCGACTGGCTGCTTTTCTCCATGCTGAAGGCTGCCGCGTCTTCGAAATCAGCCTGATCACTTGCTACGACGAGGAACACGAGCAAGGCCAAGATTTCATGCACGTTGAGGGTCTCGACCTGCTTTCACCGGAAATCCGCAGTCAGGCGATTAAGCGCATTCAGCGCCAGGAAAGACGGTTGGAGCGTGAACTTGCGAAGTATCTGGGCCTTTCGACTGACGGCTAGGCACTTGCTTTTTGCCTCAGCTTCCAGCGGCGCTGCTTGACGGCGTTCACCGTGCGTTTGGTCTTTCGAGCTGCCTCTGCCGATGGCAAAGCCGAGAGCAATGCGTCTTCCGCAGCCGACCAAGGACGGCCAGCTTTCGGTGGTCTGGTTCCACGGCGGCGATGAGCCTCGCTCATCTTGCGGCGG includes the following:
- a CDS encoding restriction endonuclease, translated to MSLIDRKPALPDYQALMLPLLRSLEDGNLHTMRDVTATLAETMCISKEDRVLMLPSGQQTIFANRVGWAKTYLKNAGLLSNPSRGKVQVTEAGRRALGQNPERIDNDFLEQFPSFVEFKCKRSDSDEPQTSTPTSDTPLTPLELLDSSYQQLIKVTVEDLLTKIKEASPAFFERTVVKLLRAMGYGISGDSVTTGKPGDGGIDGVIREDKLGLDVVCIQAKRWEGPVGRPVVQGFVGSMDYYKATKGVIITTSYFTADATEFVSHIQGKRVVLIDGEQVAKLMMAHNVGVTTTKLYELKEVSHDFFDEDDG